From Aquificaceae bacterium, one genomic window encodes:
- a CDS encoding KamA family radical SAM protein translates to MRKFFTDVPQELWRSYHWQIQNRIKTKEELKRYIRLTPEEERGIDQTTGLYPMAITPYYLSLMDPEDPQDPIRLQAIPRAVEVDERVQSMGEPDPFREEGHIPGLTHRYPDRVLFTLTTFCAVYCRHCMRKRIFQEGERARTKEEIDRFLEYVRRHEEIRDVLISGGEPLSVSNEKLEYVLSNLRKIPHVEIIRIGTRLPVLAPQRFFDEELLHILEKYSPIWINTHFNHPKEITQESAEAVERLLRHGVPVNNQTVLLKGINDDPQVMLELMRGLLRIKVRPVYLFHCDPVKGALHFRTSLEKGLEIMEYLRGRISGMGIPTYAVDLPGGKGKVPISPNYILSVSGDTYTFKSPLDGIVEYTIRDAELY, encoded by the coding sequence ATGAGAAAGTTTTTCACAGATGTTCCACAGGAGCTTTGGCGGAGCTATCATTGGCAGATACAAAACAGAATAAAAACTAAAGAGGAGCTAAAAAGGTATATAAGGCTTACGCCAGAGGAAGAAAGAGGCATAGACCAGACCACAGGCTTGTATCCTATGGCTATAACGCCCTATTACCTTTCTCTTATGGACCCAGAAGACCCACAAGACCCCATTAGGCTTCAGGCTATTCCAAGAGCGGTGGAAGTGGACGAAAGAGTTCAGTCTATGGGAGAGCCAGACCCCTTTAGAGAGGAAGGACACATTCCGGGTCTTACTCATAGGTATCCCGATAGGGTGCTTTTTACCTTGACTACCTTTTGTGCGGTTTACTGCAGGCACTGTATGAGGAAAAGGATTTTCCAAGAGGGAGAGCGGGCAAGGACAAAGGAAGAGATAGATAGGTTTTTAGAGTATGTAAGAAGGCACGAAGAAATAAGGGATGTGCTAATATCTGGTGGAGAGCCACTTTCTGTAAGTAATGAGAAGTTAGAGTATGTGCTTTCTAACCTACGGAAAATTCCACACGTGGAAATTATTAGGATTGGCACGAGGCTTCCCGTTCTTGCACCTCAAAGGTTCTTTGATGAGGAGCTTTTGCACATCCTTGAAAAATACTCGCCCATATGGATAAATACCCACTTTAATCATCCCAAAGAGATAACCCAAGAGTCCGCAGAGGCTGTGGAAAGGCTTCTTAGGCATGGAGTGCCAGTCAACAACCAAACTGTCCTGCTAAAGGGTATAAACGATGACCCACAGGTAATGTTAGAGCTTATGAGAGGTCTCCTTAGGATAAAGGTAAGACCTGTTTATCTTTTCCACTGCGACCCAGTCAAAGGTGCTTTGCACTTTAGGACAAGCCTTGAGAAGGGTCTTGAGATAATGGAGTATCTTAGAGGTAGGATTTCTGGAATGGGTATACCCACCTACGCAGTGGACTTGCCAGGAGGAAAGGGTAAAGTTCCCATAAGCCCCAATTACATATTGAGCGTTTCTGGAGACACTTATACCTTCAAAAGCCCCTTAGATGGCATTGTGGAATATACCATAAGAGATGCGGAACTATATTAG
- a CDS encoding YhjD/YihY/BrkB family envelope integrity protein: MRNYIRALLLSFVDAFRENLGYHSASLTYQFLTVVGSVIMLLGFVSMYLPFLEPSRVYEYVKDYLPSYAELIFDKLLPVYEKRASGSLLSVALAYYFALSFAKSLNFSFSMVYKKKPLESELAFWVFMPLVLILYATALSFGLALLAIAKSFLEGIYQRLTELANFLLLLLLVSMLYSLYFRPRGYTFLASAFASLLLFILNKVFSIVVIKLISASPLYSVIGSPLLFLVWLYYSFFCLLLGACFLRRLDEPLQ, encoded by the coding sequence ATGCGGAACTATATTAGAGCCCTCCTGCTTTCTTTCGTAGACGCCTTTAGAGAAAACCTTGGATATCATAGTGCGTCCCTCACCTATCAGTTTCTCACCGTCGTAGGTTCTGTGATAATGCTTCTTGGTTTTGTATCCATGTATTTGCCTTTTCTTGAACCTTCAAGGGTTTATGAATATGTAAAAGACTATCTTCCTTCCTATGCGGAGCTAATTTTTGACAAACTTCTCCCCGTGTATGAAAAAAGAGCTTCTGGCTCTCTCTTGTCTGTTGCCCTTGCCTATTACTTTGCACTGTCCTTTGCCAAAAGCCTAAACTTTTCCTTCTCTATGGTCTACAAGAAAAAGCCTTTGGAAAGTGAGTTAGCCTTTTGGGTCTTTATGCCCCTTGTCCTCATACTTTATGCAACCGCCTTGTCCTTTGGCTTAGCCCTTTTAGCCATAGCCAAGTCCTTTCTTGAGGGTATATACCAAAGGTTAACAGAGCTTGCCAACTTTTTGCTTCTCCTTCTTCTGGTTAGCATGCTCTATTCCCTATACTTTCGCCCAAGAGGGTATACCTTTTTGGCTTCCGCCTTTGCTTCCTTATTGCTTTTTATACTCAACAAGGTCTTTTCTATAGTGGTCATAAAGCTGATAAGTGCAAGCCCACTGTATAGTGTAATTGGCTCACCCCTTTTGTTTCTTGTTTGGCTGTATTATTCCTTCTTCTGCCTTCTTCTTGGTGCTTGTTTCCTAAGGAGATTAGACGAGCCTCTCCAGTAG
- a CDS encoding TIGR00725 family protein: MKKQVAVIGSSSAKPEEEEYIFAYRLGKEIAKRGFVVVCGGRGGVMEAVCKGAKEEGGLTVGILPSYEGEEANPYVDIRIRTGMSWNRNPLVVASGDVVVAIGGNWGTLSEIAYALILKRPIIGYKTHKIEGLTQANSLEEILLFIDKNLS, encoded by the coding sequence ATGAAGAAGCAAGTGGCGGTTATTGGCTCTTCTTCTGCAAAACCAGAGGAGGAAGAATACATTTTTGCATACAGGCTTGGCAAAGAAATTGCAAAAAGAGGCTTTGTGGTGGTTTGTGGAGGGCGTGGGGGTGTCATGGAGGCGGTGTGTAAGGGTGCTAAGGAAGAGGGAGGTCTCACAGTGGGAATTTTACCCTCTTACGAAGGGGAAGAGGCAAACCCTTACGTGGATATAAGGATAAGAACGGGCATGAGTTGGAACAGAAACCCTTTGGTGGTGGCAAGCGGTGATGTGGTAGTTGCAATAGGTGGAAACTGGGGGACGCTCTCTGAGATTGCCTACGCTCTTATTCTCAAAAGACCCATAATAGGCTACAAAACCCACAAGATTGAGGGGCTAACACAGGCAAATAGCCTTGAGGAAATTCTCCTATTTATTGACAAAAATCTCAGTTGA